A single Phragmites australis chromosome 4, lpPhrAust1.1, whole genome shotgun sequence DNA region contains:
- the LOC133914658 gene encoding predicted GPI-anchored protein 58, with translation MPPDVRASAVILIVAVASTAMAVDGWREGGRPGRPVVWRRVYDGGEVQGSGTRRPRPALEWVYSECPSRPAAGDGLHGGGEAPGARAQRPRPARERVYSECPSWPTAGDGLQGSPSEPPAEEEEGRFWAKAVGPGVQDPGITMAIPRTKDCDATGDQRRLEAPRPAPAPGPSAPEPSAPDEPEPLAPPSSEPRAAAAPELPAPAEPAPSASRVGQMATARAASSRQ, from the exons ATGCCCCCGGACGTTCGTGCCTCAGCCGTCATCCTCATCGTCGCCGTTGCCTCAACAGCCATGGCCGTCGACGggtggcgcgaaggagggaggccggggcggccagtCGTCTGGCGCAGAGTCTACGACGGAGGTGAGGTCCAGGGCTCgggaacccggagaccaaggccagcGCTAGAGtgggtctacagcgagtgcccaagccgacCCGCCGCCGGAGACGGGCTCCACGGCGGAGGTGAGGCCCCGGGCGCCAGAGCACAGAGACCAAGGCCAGCACGGGAGcgcgtctacagcgagtgcccaagctggCCCACTGCCGGAGATGGGCTCCAGGGCAGCCCCTCAGAGCCCCctgccgaagaggaggagggcagaTTCTGGGCCAAAGCcgtcgggcccggagttcaagatcccGGAATCACGATGGCAATACCAAGGACCAAAGACTGC GATGCCACCGGAGACCAAAGGCGACTGGAAGCGCCAAGGCCGGCTCCCGCCCCAGGGCCAAGtgcgcctgagccgagcgcgccggatGAGCCGGAGCCGCTGGCGCCACCGAGCtctgagccgagggcagcggccgcgccAGAGCTACCGGCGCCGGCCGAGCCCGCCCCTAGTGCTTCGAGGGTGGGGCAGATGGCCACGGCGAGGGCGGCGTCGTCAAGGCAGTAG